The Chiloscyllium plagiosum isolate BGI_BamShark_2017 unplaced genomic scaffold, ASM401019v2 scaf_294, whole genome shotgun sequence region caactccagcccacaccaggatcttaactccagcccacaccaggatctcaactccagcccacaccaggatcttaactccagcccacaccaggatctcaactccagcccacaccaggatcttaactccagcccacaccaggatctcaactccagcccacaccaggatcttaactccagcccacaccaggatctcaactccagcccacaccaggatcttaactccagcccacaccaggatctcaactccagcccacaccaggatcttaactccagcccacaccaggatctcaactccagcccacaccaggatcttaactccagcccacaccaggatctcaactccagcccacaccaggatcttaactccagcccacaccaggatctcaactccagcccacaccaggatcttaactccagcccacaccaggatctcaactccagcccacaccaggatcttaactccagcccacaccaggaTCTCAATTCCAACCCACACCAggatctcgactccagcccacaccgggatctcgactccggcccacaccgggatctcgactccagTCCAAACTGGGATCACGACTCCAGCCCAAACCGGGATCACGACTCGagcccacaccgggatctcgactccagcTCGCAACGGGATCTTGACTCCGTCCCACACCGTGGTCCCACCTCTGGCCCACACCGGGACCTCGACTCCAGCCCGCACCAGGATCTTAACTCCAGCCCAAaccgggatctcgactccagcccacaccgggatctcgaCTCTGGCCCACACCGGGATCTTGACTCTGGCCCACACCGTGATCCCATCTCTGgcccacaccgggatctcgactccagcccGCACCAGGATCTTaactccagcccacaccgggaactcgactccagcccacaccgggatctcgactccGGCCCACACCGAGATCTCGACTCCGTCCCACACCGTGATCCCACCTCTGgcccacaccgggatctcgactccagcccGCACCGGGATCTcaactccagcccacaccagAATTacgactccagcccacaccgggatctcgactccagcccaTACCGAGATCTCGACTCCGGGCCACACTGGGATCatgactccagcccacaccgaGATCTCGACTCCAGCTCGcaccgggatctcgactccagcccacaccgggatctcgactccagcccacaacaggatctcgactccagcccacaccgggatctcgactccaACCCTCACCGAGATCtcgactccagtccacaccgggacctcgactccagcccacaccgggaTCGCGACTCTCTCCCACACCGGAATCACAACTCCGGCCCTCACCGGGATCACGACTCCGgcccacaccgggatctcgaCACCGGCCCAATCCGGGATCACGTATCCGGCCTACACCAGGATCTCGACTTCAGCCCACACCGAGATCTCGACTCACGCCTACACTGGAatctcgactccagcccacaccgggatctcgactccagcccaTACCGGGATCCCACCTCAGGCCCACACCGAGATCTCGACCACAGCCCGCACCGGGATCTTGACTCCGGCCCGCACTGGGACCTCGACTCCGGCCCAAACCGGGATCACGACTACAGTCCAAaccgggatctcgactccagcccacaccgggatctcgactccagcccacaACAGGATTTCGACACCGGCCCACACCGGGATCCCACCTCCAACCCA contains the following coding sequences:
- the LOC122546021 gene encoding S-antigen protein-like translates to PNWDHDSSPNRDHDSSPHRDLDSSSQRDLDSVPHRGPTSGPHRDLDSSPHQDLNSSPNRDLDSSPHRDLDSGPHRDLDSGPHRDPISGPHRDLDSSPHQDLNSSPHRELDSSPHRDLDSGPHRDLDSVPHRDPTSGPHRDLDSSPHRDLNSSPHQNYDSSPHRDLDSSPYRDLDSGPHWDHDSSPHRDLDSSSHRDLDSSPHRDHDSGPHRDLDTGPIRDHVSGLHQDLDFSPHRDLDSRLHWNLDSSPHRDLDSSPYRDPTSGPHRDLDHSPHRDLDSGFRHRPTPGSHLQPTPRSRLQPAPRSRLQPTPNRDLDSSSHRDLDYGPHRDLNPSPHRDLDSSPNQDLDSSAHRDLNSSPNRDLDSGPHQDYDSGPNRDHDSSPHRDHDSGPNSDHDSGPHRDHDSSLHRNLDSSPNRDLDSGPHQDLDSSPNRDLNSGPHQDLDSSPLQDLDSSPNQDRNSGPHRDLDSSPNRGFSTPPTTGSRLQPTPGSRLQSTTGSRHRPTPGSHLWPTPGS